One Telluria mixta DNA window includes the following coding sequences:
- a CDS encoding FAD:protein FMN transferase: MFHRTFASMNTRLSMVLPSTAGQAGERLADEVQGLLRDQESLMSRFVAVGDLAVVNRNAARGAVPVSDALWAVLDACMRHHRLTGGAFDIAQGAGRPGHGMHQLDLDPGARTVRFTEPGLQLDLGGIGKGIALDLIRQFLLDRHVGQAFLSFGESSVAVIGSHPAGDCWPVGVEHMFAPGTSLHRFDLRDGAMSTSGNRPGETHIIDPTNGQAVAGCRTVSVTCPGAADAEALSTALFVLPAARRADVLRRYRDAQAVAFDYGLEGGAWRVQKEWRYEQ, translated from the coding sequence ATGTTTCACCGGACCTTCGCGTCGATGAACACGCGGCTGAGCATGGTCTTGCCGTCCACGGCAGGCCAGGCCGGCGAGCGGCTTGCGGACGAGGTGCAGGGTCTGCTGCGCGACCAGGAATCGCTCATGAGCCGCTTCGTTGCCGTTGGCGACCTGGCAGTGGTCAACCGGAACGCCGCCCGAGGCGCCGTCCCGGTGAGCGATGCCCTGTGGGCGGTCCTGGACGCATGCATGCGGCATCACCGCCTGACCGGGGGCGCATTCGACATCGCCCAGGGCGCGGGTCGTCCCGGCCATGGCATGCACCAGCTGGACCTCGATCCTGGTGCGCGTACCGTACGCTTCACCGAGCCGGGGTTGCAACTCGACCTGGGCGGTATCGGCAAGGGCATCGCACTCGACCTGATCAGGCAGTTCCTGCTCGATCGACACGTCGGGCAGGCCTTTCTCAGTTTCGGGGAGAGTTCGGTGGCCGTGATCGGCAGCCATCCCGCCGGCGACTGCTGGCCGGTCGGCGTCGAGCACATGTTCGCGCCCGGGACGTCGTTGCACAGGTTCGACCTGCGCGACGGCGCGATGTCCACGTCGGGCAATCGTCCTGGCGAAACACACATCATCGATCCGACGAATGGCCAGGCGGTGGCCGGTTGCAGGACCGTGTCCGTCACTTGTCCCGGCGCCGCGGATGCCGAGGCATTGTCGACGGCCCTGTTCGTGCTCCCGGCAGCGCGCCGTGCGGATGTGCTGCGTCGCTATCGGGACGCGCAGGCCGTGGCGTTCGACTATGGCCTGGAGGGCGGGGCCTGGCGTGTACAAAAGGAATGGCGATATGAGCAGTAA
- a CDS encoding 3-keto-disaccharide hydrolase: MPRYRMLPAILVAAICSASSFAHAQAAPCAVTRSAPLTPQQKAEGWTVLWDGTSTDAWRSVKSDRFPQQGWRACDGMLTVAGKGGEESRGGGDIITRKRYADFELTLDARLTPGANSGVKIFTQPNLAPIDKVTGKPAAVGSAIGLEFQLLDDERHPDAKLGRDGNRTIGSLYDLIPAAKDKTPAPVGQWNHVRILSQGKTVTFWLNGRKTVEFERGSAAFREAVAASKFRDIPGFGEWADGHILLQDHGDEVAFRNILIRDLHGK; encoded by the coding sequence ATGCCCCGCTACCGAATGCTCCCGGCGATCCTCGTCGCCGCGATATGTTCCGCCTCGTCGTTCGCCCACGCGCAAGCCGCGCCGTGCGCCGTCACCAGGTCAGCGCCGCTGACGCCCCAGCAAAAAGCGGAAGGCTGGACCGTTTTATGGGACGGCACGTCCACCGACGCGTGGCGCAGCGTGAAATCCGATCGGTTCCCGCAACAAGGCTGGCGGGCCTGCGACGGCATGCTCACGGTGGCCGGGAAAGGTGGCGAGGAATCGCGCGGCGGCGGCGACATCATCACCCGCAAGCGCTATGCCGATTTCGAGCTCACGCTGGATGCGCGGCTCACACCCGGCGCGAACAGCGGGGTCAAGATCTTCACCCAGCCGAATCTGGCACCGATCGACAAAGTGACGGGCAAGCCGGCCGCGGTGGGTTCGGCGATCGGCCTCGAATTCCAGTTGCTGGACGATGAGCGTCATCCCGATGCCAAACTGGGACGCGACGGCAACCGGACCATCGGTTCGCTGTACGACCTCATTCCAGCCGCAAAGGACAAGACCCCTGCGCCGGTCGGCCAGTGGAACCACGTGCGTATCCTGTCGCAAGGGAAGACCGTCACGTTCTGGCTGAACGGCAGGAAGACCGTGGAATTCGAGCGCGGCTCGGCCGCCTTTCGCGAAGCTGTCGCCGCCAGCAAGTTCCGCGACATCCCCGGATTCGGCGAATGGGCTGACGGGCACATCCTCCTGCAGGACCACGGCGACGAGGTTGCTTTCCGCAATATCCTGATCCGCGACCTCCACGGGAAATAA
- a CDS encoding Gfo/Idh/MocA family protein, which yields MSSNPLDDIRLEAQERRRFLARVAGVVAGSSLLSGLPWMAPLRAQPVGDAPSDRVRIGVIGTGSRGSLLLQYLLRTPGVEVAALCDDYPPHLNDAMAAACGKPKAFSDYRKLLAMPGIDGVVIATPLHQHAPICLAAFAADKHVFCEKSLALTVDECKAIARAASASPRVFQVGHQRLFSATFLHAHELVRSGHIGPITQIRASWHRNNDWRRPVPDPRLERKLNWRLYRASSGGLLTELASHHLQVANWYLDAAPLSCVGYGSVNHWKDGRDVYDNVNVLFRYRDGVTLVYDSLTSNRHHGLEIQIMGPRGTIEGESGRFYTEEPPPAPAVAALVAQIEQGKAETVPIGAPSWKPEAKSGEVGQQLRHDLGGDDGTVLSMAAFANAIRLGQQMPHMIEHAYRSGIAALMGQAAMDEGREIAWPGSYK from the coding sequence ATGAGCAGTAACCCTCTTGACGACATTCGCCTCGAGGCGCAGGAGCGGCGGCGCTTCCTGGCGCGCGTGGCCGGCGTGGTGGCAGGCTCTTCCTTGCTGAGCGGGCTCCCGTGGATGGCGCCGCTGCGCGCCCAGCCGGTGGGCGATGCGCCATCGGACCGGGTGCGCATCGGCGTGATCGGCACGGGGTCGCGCGGCAGCCTGCTGTTGCAGTACCTGCTGCGCACCCCGGGCGTCGAAGTCGCAGCATTGTGCGACGATTATCCGCCGCACCTGAACGACGCCATGGCGGCAGCGTGCGGCAAGCCGAAGGCGTTCAGCGATTACCGCAAGCTGCTTGCGATGCCGGGGATCGACGGCGTGGTGATTGCCACGCCCCTGCATCAGCACGCGCCGATCTGCCTGGCCGCGTTCGCGGCGGACAAGCACGTGTTTTGCGAAAAGAGCCTGGCGCTCACGGTCGACGAATGCAAGGCGATCGCGCGGGCGGCGAGCGCCAGCCCGCGGGTGTTCCAGGTCGGTCACCAGCGCCTGTTCAGCGCCACGTTCCTGCACGCGCACGAGCTGGTGCGCTCGGGACACATCGGACCGATCACGCAGATCCGCGCCAGCTGGCACCGCAACAACGACTGGCGCCGTCCGGTGCCGGACCCGCGCCTGGAGCGCAAGCTGAACTGGCGACTGTACCGCGCCAGTTCCGGCGGCCTGCTGACGGAGCTGGCGTCGCATCACCTGCAGGTCGCCAACTGGTATCTCGATGCCGCGCCGTTGTCCTGCGTCGGCTACGGCAGCGTCAATCATTGGAAGGACGGGCGCGACGTGTACGACAACGTCAACGTGCTGTTCCGCTACCGCGACGGCGTGACCCTGGTCTACGACTCGCTCACCAGCAACCGCCACCACGGGCTGGAAATCCAGATCATGGGGCCCAGGGGAACGATCGAAGGCGAGAGCGGCAGGTTTTACACGGAGGAGCCGCCCCCGGCGCCCGCCGTCGCGGCACTCGTCGCGCAAATCGAGCAGGGCAAGGCGGAGACGGTGCCGATCGGCGCGCCGAGCTGGAAGCCGGAAGCGAAGTCCGGCGAGGTCGGACAACAGCTGCGGCACGACTTGGGCGGCGACGATGGCACCGTACTGTCGATGGCCGCCTTCGCCAACGCGATCCGCCTGGGCCAGCAGATGCCGCACATGATCGAGCACGCCTACCGTTCCGGAATCGCCGCGCTGATGGGGCAGGCGGCCATGGACGAGGGGCGCGAGATCGCCTGGCCCGGCAGCTACAAGTAA